The stretch of DNA tttttctctttctcctttattCGACGCGTGATTTTGTTTCCCATAATTACACCCACCATATTTGCTACTTTCCTTCTTTATCCAAATCATAAATATTCCCACTATACTCACTCAGATTATACTTTGTAACAATTAACACACACAAACGAAAATTGCAAGTAAAAAAATGTTCTGTAGACATGAATTGTCTGTACACAACCAGCCTTAGTTCCGTCCCATTCCGACAAAAAGTTCACACATTCAAACCCCATTTCTTCAACATCATTCATAACTCTCTAACCAGATACTTAAATCAATCCAAATCTACAGCTGGATCAGTTTCTTGAAACAATAGGTTCCCATGATGAACCAACCAATAAGCAAAACCGCTACAATAGAGCAGGAAGCTATGAAAGTCCAACCACCAAGAAAGATTCCTAAAGTATAGACTATGACTGGAGGTAACAAGGATTTTACTACAGCCGCTTTGCTCACCCAACGTCCCTTAAAGAAAACAAGTGCCGCGAGATTCACCACGTTCCACCCGCCCGACCTTACCCCTAGACGGTTCAGGTTGTTGGCTACAAAAGAATGACAGTTGCATGTGAATATGTTATATGAGTGGTGTTGGTACTCTTGTGTGCCTTTTCTCAGTGCACCATCCCATGTTGGCTCTTTCTCATCATGAGTATCTTCTTCTTGCCCATATCTGCTGCTCTCACCATTTAACATACATGAGCCGGAAGGACAAGATGGATCCTGAGTTCAATCATACAGTTGTTAGCTTGCATAAAAGTGGAAAAATTAAAAGCCAGCTTCTTGCAAAAACGAACCTTTTcggttttgatttgaatatatCGAGAAACAGATCCAAATGCGAAATtatcaacacaaacaaaattagGTCCTGCAAAGTCGAGGATGACACCGTCTTCTCTGCAAATACCTACATGGCCAATGAAGGGAATCAACCACGAAATGAAGGGTAGAGGAGTCCAGACAATGCAGCATGGGAACCTGTCCCTTCTGGGATAAATCTTCATGGAATCTGCAAAACCAATCATCATCCGATGTTCTGAGTCTGCATCTGCAGCTGTCTCTCCTCCCATTATCAAACTCCAGGGAAGGTCTATTAATTTGATTCTCTGTCCACAAAACAACATTTCCAGTGATCCCCAGGTAAGTAAGTGTAAGTAAGAGTCAGACTCAATAAAACACTAAAAGTCTTACTGTAAGACTCAACTCAATAAAACagtaagattttgacatgtacaAGTTTTCTCAATACTGGGATAGggactcatcatcatcatcttggcCTATACCAAGATACACAAGTAAACTCTATagttataaccaaaataacGATTTGCCAATAGTTGCACAACCTAGAAGTCGCTATTCACCGTGTACCAAAATCAATTCAATGACATTGTTCTATCAACACATTGAGCTAATACCACATCTTCTACACTATATGATGAATCCATAGAAAAATACCATTGAAGATGCATAATTTTCAACTAGCAAACGAGTCAACAACATCGAAGCATCTCATAGACCTAGATTCCGAAACTTAATTCATAACGAATAGATCAAAACCTACCAGTTCAAGCGATAAAAGACGAAGAATAAATCGGATCTAACACTGCCTTCTCGTTTAGAAGAGTGATTCGTCACTGCCTTTTTcctgggaatttttttttgtttctctctcgaTCATACGAGAATTTACGAACGATGGCTAAAGGAATGTGTTTGACTACTTGTTTAAACCCCTGTTCTAAAAATCTGTCTAGGCGCCCGTGTAATCGCCGATTACACGCTGGGCGGCTCCTTACCGCCGGGATTTCATTCAAATCGGCCAATAAATcggaaaaatcaaaaaaaaaaagtttgagggCTTTTGAACTTCTAACTATGATTTTCTTTCATAGATCTATTATATGAGGGATGAAACTATGATAATAACAAGTTAAAACAactaataattgaaaaaaatgaagaggcAGCtttaaaattagggtttacagatggttagagattGACAAacagaaggaagaagacgaggGCAAATTCGTCATtttgcatttattaaaaaaactggaaaaaaaaaaacgcaaaatcAGAACTTCAGAACTTGGGTCTCGAACTCATACAGATTTACAGATTTGTAAGATTTgtaagattttacaaaatcagaACTAATGATAACTCTTGGTAAGATTTTACagatctatatatacatacaattatgaaattaatccttataattatgaaataaatcctaaacttgccacttatttacaagactgccattgagttaattttaaaaaaataaaaattggattggatttgaaaattatatattattaacagaTGAGGATCCAAGCCCTTTTCATTTATACATTTTACAATTAAGACATCAGACCAATATTTTTGGGCCCGAACgagcccaattttttttttctttttttttccattgaattgtttttagaagctaatatattactaatattaAGATTTTCAAACAATACTAATAAGAATCAATTGATGTGTTACATAATAAGAATCAATTAATCGACTTGCACAACTCTAAATACAAAAATCTTACATAATATAggaataaaacaacaaataatacaaattcaaattatattatagtcatatattttaaatttataatatattatgtaatactatTATCTTTACACTGTaaatgaaatagaaaaattaaaaaatagtttatttgttgactaaataaaatttaatgaacattaaggatatatataataaaccacacCATATAGTAAATggaaattatacactacataattatagttaattcaacaaatacaaaaaatattatttacatatatatatatatgtaatataattaataaaaacaaaattttagtttttaaacgATAATATATCCccacggtgtaccgcgggtgaatatctagtttaatatattatacagATTTATAGATAAAACTCCTAAAACTAATCCCCGATTAATCCCTGATTTTAATCCGATTTTCCGATTAATCGCTAAACCCTCTCTCACCGCCCGACACGGGTTTAAACTAATTCTCTCAGAGGATATGTTTAACCGTTACAAGGATAGGAATATCTCGACTCTCACTCCTCGCGTGAAAATAAAACGACATAACGTTTCGGTCAACTATTAACGAAAAACGGCAGGCTGTGTAAAAAAAACGTCTGATAGTTTAATACGACGTA from Camelina sativa cultivar DH55 chromosome 9, Cs, whole genome shotgun sequence encodes:
- the LOC104711641 gene encoding protein RTE1-HOMOLOG-like, giving the protein MGGETAADADSEHRMMIGFADSMKIYPRRDRFPCCIVWTPLPFISWLIPFIGHVGICREDGVILDFAGPNFVCVDNFAFGSVSRYIQIKTEKDPSCPSGSCMLNGESSRYGQEEDTHDEKEPTWDGALRKGTQEYQHHSYNIFTCNCHSFVANNLNRLGVRSGGWNVVNLAALVFFKGRWVSKAAVVKSLLPPVIVYTLGIFLGGWTFIASCSIVAVLLIGWFIMGTYCFKKLIQL